The stretch of DNA GAAGGGCATCGACAAACCCCTCGAAAAAGTCGGGGAAGAAGCGACCGAGTTCATCCTCGCGGTCAAAAACGGCGTCGACCAGAGGACCGTCGAGGAGGGCGCGGACCTCTTCTTCCACTTCCTCGTCGCCCTGAAAGCAGCGGGCATAGATTTCGAGGACGTCCTCGCCGAACTGGAGTCCAGGCGGAAGTGAGGGCTGGGAAAGCGCTCTGTGAAAAATGCCGCGGGGCATTTTCAGGGAGCCCGAACCCCCTCATTTGAGGATCTTTTCTCCGGGAAGAATTCATTTTCAGGAGTGCCGGAGAGGTTTTCCGCGAAGATCGACTCTAAAAAACTCTCAGAGTGTTATCACTTCCCGGAGAGAACTCTGGAAATTTTCTGTTCTGAAGTGCTGATGGCAGGGGACGACCGGAGGGAATCGAGAAGACGGAAAATCGGGCTTCGTTGAAACCCTCATACGGGGTTTGGCGTCCTCCCCCAGATCACAGGGATGGAGCGCAGATCCTCCGCCTTCCCCATACTGCCTGCCGGGGGT from Methanofollis sp. encodes:
- the hisE gene encoding phosphoribosyl-ATP diphosphatase encodes the protein MKDLAVIEELWAVINDRAAHPSPDSYVSSLLTHRKGIDKPLEKVGEEATEFILAVKNGVDQRTVEEGADLFFHFLVALKAAGIDFEDVLAELESRRK